In one window of Canis aureus isolate CA01 chromosome 36, VMU_Caureus_v.1.0, whole genome shotgun sequence DNA:
- the IDH1 gene encoding isocitrate dehydrogenase [NADP] cytoplasmic, translating into MSQKIRGGSVVEMQGDEMTRIIWELIKEKLIFPYVELDLHSYDLGIENRDATNDQVTKDAAEAIKKYNVGVKCATITPDEKRVEEFKLKQMWKSPNGTIRNILGGTVFREAIICKNIPRLVSGWVKPIIIGRHAYGDQYRATDFVVPGPGKVEITYTPSDGSEKMTYLVHNFEEGGGVAMGMYNQDKSIEDFAHSSFQMALSKSWPLYLSTKNTILKKYDGRFKDIFQEIYDKQYKSQFEAQNIWYEHRLIDDMVAQAMKSEGGFIWACKNYDGDVQSDSVAQGYGSLGMMTSVLVCPDGKTVEAEAAHGTVTRHYRMYQKGQETSTNPIASIFAWTRGLAHRAKLDNNKELSFFAKALEEVCVETIEAGFMTKDLAACIKGLPNVQRSDYLNTFEFMDKLGENLNIKLAQAKL; encoded by the exons ATGTCACAAAAAATCCGTGGTGGTTCTGTGGTGGAGATGCAAGGAGATGAAATGACACGAATCATTTGGGAGTTGATTAAAGAAAAACTCATTTTTCCCTACGTGGAACTGGACCTGCACAG CTATGATTTAGGCATAGAGAATCGCGATGCCACCAATGACCAGGTCACCAAGGATGCTGCAGAAGCTATAAAGAAGTACAACGTTGGTGTCAAGTGTGCTACCATCACCCCCGATGAAAAGAGGGTTGAGGAGTTCAAGTTGAAACAAATGTGGAAATCACCAAATGGCACCATCCGAAATATTCTGGGTGGCACTGTCTTCAGGGAAGCTATTATCTGCAAAAACATCCCCCGGCTTGTGAGCGGATGGGTAAAACCCATCATCATAGGTCGTCATGCTTATGGGGATCAA TACAGAGCAACTGATTTTGTTGTTCCCGGGCCTGGTAAAGTAGAGATAACCTACACGCCCAGTGATGGATCTGAAAAAATGACCTACCTGGTACATAACTTTGAAG aGGGTGGTGGTGTGGCCATGGGGATGTACAATCAAGATAAGTCGATTGAAGATTTTGCACACAGTTCTTTCCAGATGGCTCTGTCTAAGAGTTGGCCTTTGTATCTGAGCACCAAAAACACTATTCTGAAAAAATATGATGGACGTTTTAAGGACATCTTTCAGGAAATATATGACAA GCAGTATAAATCCCAATTCGAAGCCCAGAACATCTGGTATGAGCATAGGCTCATTGATGACATGGTGGCCCAAGCTATGAAATCCGAGGGAGGCTTTATCTGGGCCTGTAAAAACTATGATGGCGACGTGCAGTCGGACTCCGTGGCCCAAG GTTACGGCTCTCTTGGCATGATGACCAGCGTGCTCGTTTGTCCAGACGGCAAGACAGTAGAAGCAGAGGCTGCCCATGGGACTGTAACACGTCACTACCGCATGTATCAGAAAGGCCAGGAGACGTCCACCAATCCCATTG CTTCCATTTTTGCCTGGACCAGAGGGTTAGCCCACAGAGCTAAGCTTGATAACAACAAAGAGCTCAGCTTCTTTGCAAAGGCTTTGGAAGAAGTCTGTGTTGAGACCATTGAGGCTGGCTTCATGACCAAGGACTTGGCTGCTTGTATTAAAGGTTTGCCCAA tGTGCAACGTTCTGACTACTTGAATACATTTGAGTTCATGGACAAACTTGGAGAAAACTTGAATATAAAACTAGCTCAGGCCAAACTGTAA